A single Oryctolagus cuniculus chromosome 16, mOryCun1.1, whole genome shotgun sequence DNA region contains:
- the LOC103349485 gene encoding LOW QUALITY PROTEIN: cytochrome b-c1 complex subunit 10 (The sequence of the model RefSeq protein was modified relative to this genomic sequence to represent the inferred CDS: deleted 1 base in 1 codon; substituted 1 base at 1 genomic stop codon): MMLTKCLGPCCWELAESWVPLDSSWGAMGTVELEWAADWGLILDXLPYINSKFKDSELNSPTWPLKPQRKRQRNA; encoded by the exons ATGATGctgaccaagtgcctgggcccatgcTGCTGGGAGCTGGCCGAGAGCTGGGTCCCCCTGGATAGCAGCTGGGGTGCCATGGGCACTGTGGAGCTGGAGTGGGCTGCTGACTGG GGCTTGATTCTTGACTGACTGCCTTATATCAACAGCAAGTTTAAGGACAGTGAATTAAACAGTCCTACCTGGCCTCTCAAGCCCCAGAGAAAACGCCAAAGAAACGCATAG